The following proteins come from a genomic window of Pelotomaculum isophthalicicum JI:
- a CDS encoding amidoligase family protein → MFTSKFGIEIEFTGITRNEAAKVAADFLNGTVIHTGDYYDTKKITTPDGRVWKFMSDSSISCQKKQGRQKVAATRDYSVELVSPILTYREDIETLQELVRQLRHAGGFANNSCGIHIHLDGSDHTSRSIRNFVNIIASKNDLFYKALQIAPERMSYCKKMDSLLVEKLNRRKPKTMEAIESLWYEGYSESTSRHYHSSRYHFLNLHSFFTGNHTVELRGFNSELHAGKVRSYIVLALALNHQALTQKCASAKKPQAENEKFAMRTYLNRIGFIGEEFANCREHLTAHLDGSAAWRFRAA, encoded by the coding sequence ATGTTTACAAGCAAATTCGGGATTGAGATTGAGTTTACAGGTATCACAAGAAACGAAGCGGCTAAAGTAGCTGCCGACTTCCTTAACGGGACGGTTATACACACAGGCGATTATTACGACACCAAGAAGATAACGACCCCAGATGGACGGGTTTGGAAGTTTATGAGCGACAGCAGCATCTCCTGCCAAAAGAAACAAGGACGCCAGAAGGTAGCTGCCACCCGGGATTATAGCGTAGAGCTGGTAAGCCCCATCCTAACCTACCGCGAGGATATTGAAACATTGCAGGAACTAGTGAGACAGCTACGTCACGCTGGCGGATTTGCAAACAACTCCTGCGGAATTCACATACACCTTGACGGCTCAGACCATACATCGAGGAGCATTAGGAACTTCGTGAACATCATCGCCAGCAAGAACGACCTTTTTTACAAGGCTTTGCAGATAGCACCTGAACGAATGAGTTACTGCAAAAAGATGGATAGCCTCTTGGTCGAGAAATTAAACCGACGCAAACCGAAAACGATGGAAGCCATCGAGAGCCTTTGGTACGAGGGCTACAGCGAAAGCACCAGCCGTCACTACCATTCAAGCCGATACCATTTTCTTAACCTGCACAGCTTTTTCACCGGCAACCATACGGTCGAGCTTCGAGGCTTCAACAGCGAGCTACACGCAGGTAAGGTAAGAAGCTACATTGTTCTCGCCCTTGCTCTCAACCACCAGGCACTCACACAGAAATGCGCCTCGGCAAAGAAACCGCAGGCTGAAAATGAAAAGTTCGCAATGCGGACCTACCTCAACCGCATCGGTTTCATCGGCGAGGAATTCGCAAACTGCCGGGAGCACTTGACCGCTCACTTAGACGGCTCGGCGGCTTGGCGATTTCGGGCAGCCTGA
- a CDS encoding DUF4314 domain-containing protein produces MNNFPSRETVERLRKQYPSGTRVELVHMNDPYSKLRPGDQGTVDFVDDTGTIFCSWDIGSSLGVVYGEDAVRKL; encoded by the coding sequence ATGAATAACTTTCCTTCAAGGGAGACGGTGGAACGCCTCCGTAAGCAATACCCATCTGGCACACGAGTGGAATTGGTACACATGAACGATCCTTATTCCAAGCTAAGGCCCGGCGATCAAGGAACCGTGGACTTCGTGGACGACACAGGTACAATTTTCTGCTCATGGGATATCGGTTCCTCCCTCGGCGTTGTGTACGGAGAGGATGCAGTGCGTAAGCTGTAA
- a CDS encoding virulence protein, with protein MQINYNVTGTKRKSLVGAISQELNAPTKYLGAPTFAYEVGGYHIDKNGMLRGDDNPGLVADLQGLHDFKAITEEYDTPLPEAEQVPEDVQIPYEAALGGRVSPYCDYEEPPAYGEPEQADSLETNLLTIEMPRSTFTDMALENLKRLVESKASLIQKALGTDCSTIITGEETISFPWFQGELASYEVKAYTHFVTALCEMAKTQQRVNATEKQVENEKYAFRCFLIRLGFVGTEYKMERKILLKNLSGNSAFKNGAPTKAEEVTADE; from the coding sequence ATGCAGATTAATTATAATGTAACAGGCACAAAACGAAAATCATTGGTAGGTGCAATCAGCCAGGAACTAAATGCTCCGACAAAATACCTTGGTGCACCTACCTTCGCTTATGAGGTAGGCGGCTACCACATTGACAAGAACGGAATGCTTAGAGGAGATGACAATCCTGGACTGGTTGCTGACCTACAGGGATTGCATGACTTCAAGGCTATTACAGAAGAATACGACACTCCACTCCCGGAAGCAGAACAAGTACCAGAGGATGTTCAAATTCCATACGAAGCCGCTCTTGGTGGCAGGGTCAGCCCTTACTGCGATTACGAGGAGCCACCCGCATATGGGGAACCTGAACAAGCGGATTCGCTCGAAACCAACCTTTTGACCATCGAGATGCCAAGGTCGACTTTCACCGATATGGCTCTTGAAAACCTTAAGCGATTGGTTGAAAGCAAAGCTTCTCTAATCCAAAAGGCTCTCGGTACTGATTGCAGCACTATCATTACAGGCGAAGAAACTATCAGTTTCCCTTGGTTTCAAGGAGAGCTTGCTTCATATGAGGTCAAAGCCTACACCCATTTTGTTACTGCGCTCTGCGAGATGGCAAAAACACAGCAAAGAGTCAATGCTACCGAAAAGCAAGTGGAAAATGAGAAGTACGCTTTTAGATGTTTCCTCATCCGGCTTGGTTTTGTCGGCACTGAATACAAAATGGAACGCAAAATCCTGCTAAAGAACCTATCAGGCAATAGCGCCTTTAAGAATGGCGCTCCGACTAAAGCTGAGGAGGTAACGGCTGATGAATAA